From Cyclopterus lumpus isolate fCycLum1 chromosome 2, fCycLum1.pri, whole genome shotgun sequence, a single genomic window includes:
- the LOC117740308 gene encoding retinol dehydrogenase 7-like, with protein sequence MNAIFFVGLITGIVTISAMFLFALAKLFSRHGGGGHVQDGYGYAVLITGCDSGFGYELAQCLDHKGFVVFAGCLSPEGAGAQTLATESSSNLKILKLDVTSDEDVQRAKKIVQENLPDKGLWAVVNNAGVTDWAEIEWSSIGDFRNMVDINLFGAIRTSSAFLPLIRASRGRMVYMSSIFAFFTCLNMGAYSVSKRGLEAFADCLRVEMASFGVKVSIIQPGNFGQATNILKIKTSLEIWEKLDEERKQIFNRQYIDLANQYYTATCQSGFKNADMVIDAMLHAVTAARPKYRYLLASATDTFFFMLFPYLPTVLTDAVMSFSSMYAKRVDMLYAK encoded by the exons ATGAATGCAATTTTCTTTGTGGGCCTGATCACCGGCATCGTCACCATCTCCGCCATGTTCCTTTTCGCTCTCGCCAAGCTGTTTTCCCGccacggcggcggcggccatgTGCAGGACGGCTACGGCTACGCGGTGCTGATAACGGGCTGTGACAGTGGCTTCGGCTACGAGCTGGCTCAGTGTTTGGACCACAAAGGGTTCGTGGTCTTCGCTGGGTGTTTGTCTCCAGAAGGAGCCGGcgctcagactctggccacggAGAGCTCCAGTAATCTGAAAATCCTCAAGCTGGACGTCACCAGTGATGAAGATGTGCAGCGGGCGAAGAAGATAGTCCAGGAGAACCTGCCCGATAAAG GGTTGTGGGCGGTCGTGAACAACGCAGGCGTCACGGACTGGGCCGAGATCGAGTGGAGCTCTATCGGAGATTTTCGCAACATGGTGGATATCAACCTGTTTGGCGCCATCAGGACCTCGTCTGCGTTCCTGCCTTTGATTCGTGCCTCCAGAG GTCGCATGGTCTACATGTCCAGCATATTTGCATTCTTCACCTGCCTGAACATGGGCGCCTACAGCGTGTCAAAGAGAGGGCTGGAGGCGTTCGCAGACTGCCTCCGGGTGGAAATGGCCAGTTTTGGTGTGAAG GTCAGCATCATCCAGCCGGGTAATTTCGGCCAAGCCACCAACATCCTGAAGATTAAAACCAGTTTGGAAATTTGGGAGAAATTGGACGAGGAACGTAAGCAAATCTTTAACCGACAGTACATCGACCTGGCCAACCAGTACTATACGGCCACGTGCCAGAGCGGGTTCAAGAACGCCGACATGGTCATCGACGCAATGCTGCACGCGGTCACGGCCGCTCGGCCCAAATACCGATACCTGCTGGCCTCGGCCACGGACACCTTTTTCTTCATGCTATTCCCGTACCTCCCCACCGTGCTCACCGACGCCGTGATGTCCTTCAGCTCCATGTACGCCAAAAGAGTAGACATGCTTTACGCCAAATAG